A genomic segment from Synchiropus splendidus isolate RoL2022-P1 chromosome 18, RoL_Sspl_1.0, whole genome shotgun sequence encodes:
- the cacna1db gene encoding voltage-dependent L-type calcium channel subunit alpha-1D isoform X4 has product MPFIIRGRPLRGAQYASNKRSTSSALWSGSQTHLHQLHPPEPLHAPATTGKPVGSSRGLVGASTGAQAAGSGVSPVLAWHAAITAARQAQGDVDKLDMTSQPVGTTGAAPAGSLAQRKRQQYAKSKKQGGSTNSRPPRALFCLTLNNPIRRACISLVEWKPFDIFILLSIFANCVALAIYIPFPGDDSNSTNQELETVEYAFLIIFTIETFLKIIAYGLVMHQNSYVRNGWNMLDFVIVIVGLFSVVLEMITKDADSGGQSGGKPGGFDVKALRAFRVLRPLRLVSGVPSLQVVLNSIIKAMVPLLHIALLVLFVIIIYAIIGLELFIGKMHATCYVIQTGLLAEEEPTPCAVSGHGRHCLPNVTVCREGWQGPNNGITNFDNFLFAMLTVFQCITMEGWTDVLYWMNDAMGFELPWVYFVSLVIFGSFFVLNLVLGVLSGEFSKEREKAKARGDFQKLREKQQLEEDLKGYLDWITQAEDIDPENEEEGDEEGKRNRVTLADLTQKKKGKFGWFTQSTETQASMPTSETESVNTDNHNGEDDISPCCGPLCQKITKSKCSRQWRRWNRFCRRKCRAAVKSVTFYWLVIILVFLNTLTIASEHYNQPDWLTEVQDVANKVLLAMFTLEMLVKMYSLGLQAYFVSLFNRFDCFVVCGGIVETILVELAIMSPLGISVFRCVRLLRIFKVTRHWASLSNLVASLLNSMKSIASLLLLLFLFIIIFSLLGMQLFGGKFNFDETVTKRSTFDNFPQALLTVFQILTGEDWNTVMYDGIMAYGGPASSGMVVCIYFIILFICGNYILLNVFLAIAVDNLADAESLNTAQKEEEEAKKRRNSAKEAFTDQKRVEVTEDMAGETKVPADDLPEEDKQLYPAIESPESQVEDENDELQDVPVGPRPKRLSELTIKEKVPPIPEGSAFFIFSRTNPIRVFCHKLINHQIFTNLILVFIMLSSVSLAAEDPIRNFSARNIILGYADYVFTSMFTFEILIKMTAFGAFLHKGAFCRNYFNLLDLLVVGVSLVSFGIQSSAISVVKILRVLRVLRPLRAINRAKGLKHVVQCVFVAIRTIGNIMIVTTLLQFMFACIGVQLFKGKFYRCTDDAKSSPEECKGTYILYNNGDTTQPMIRERIWYNSDFNFDNVLMAMMALFTVSTFEGWPTLLYKAIDSNRENMGPIYNYRVEISIFFIIYIIIIAFFMMNIFVGFVIVTFQEQGEKEYKNCELDKNQRQCVEYALKARPLRRYIPKNPYQYKFWYVVNSTGFEYVMFVLIILNTLCLAIQHHGQSHLFNYAMDILNMVFTGVFTVEMILKLIAFKPRNYFADAWNTFDALIVVGSVVDIAITEINNTEDSARISITFFRLFRVMRLVKLLSRGEGIRTLLWTFIKSFQALPYVALLIAMLFFIYAVIGMQVFGKIAMVDGTQINRNNNFQTFPQSVLMLFRCATGEAWQEIMLACLPGKLCDIESDYNPGEERTCGSGFAIIYFISFYMLCAFLIINLFVAVIMDNFDYLTRDWSILGPHHLDEFKRIWSEYDPEAKGRIKHLDVVTLLRRIQPPLGFGKLCPHRVACKRLVAMNMPLNSDGTVMFNATLFALVRTALKIKTEGNLEQANEELRAVIKKIWKRTSMKLLDQVVPPAGDDEVTVGKFYATFLIQDYFRKFKRRKEQGLVGRRSFDRVNTTMALQAGLRTLHDIGPEIRRAISCDLQEEGLVDANGEEDEEIYRRNGGLFGNHVNNVSLTPQSSSFPTTVTQRPLQILPYSCNVSSEPSQTGVGEKDGDTDKDLNLSPVPHDHRYHSPHHHHPHCNSTCQQSPIPSNANLNNANMPALLSVSNARQRTCPLRRTRPSSARIRSSGSIHKKIWKSQSLRTRYYETYIRSENGSGHYPTIRREGVAAAESDEDRGSGEYFSGEEFHEDDIMLTKERLSNNIVEGAFDPHVARGDSQSDGYYEDDQKLIHQESKRSPRRWFLPSPQAVNKSAFTFECLRRRGSEVEPPLSPTCTALPLHLMQQQVMAVAGLDATKIHRRSPTRSLHSWATPPASPATHDYSPNYTPLIQVDWRNSGSVGNLPAAAKRSSWYTDGQEASPTSSNHSPSRLNLPAENCSRYLQMRGSASSLVEAALISEGLGKYARDPNFVSVTKHEIADACEMTIDEMESAASNLLNGSMSNAEENFPTDPLATGQLRDFSDEETYVAVKCEEDLTDEMICITSL; this is encoded by the exons ATGCCGTTCATTATAAGAGGAAGACCCCTGAGGG GGGCTCAGTATGCCAGCAACAAAAGATCCACCTCTTCTGCGCTCTGGTCAGGAAGCCAAACACATCTGCACCAACTCCATCCTCCAGAGCCTCTACATGCCCCAGCCACCACTGGCAAACCTGTTGGTTCCTCTCGTGGACTCGTGGGGGCCTCCACTGGTGCTCAAGCCGCTGGCTCCGGCGTCAGTCCCGTCCTGGCCTGGCATGCTGCGATTACTGCAGCTCGCCAAGCACAGGGGGATGTGGACAAGCTGGACATGACTTCACAGCCAGTCGGCACCACTGGAGCTGCTCCTGCTGGCTCACTGGCACAGAGGAAGAGGCAACAATATGCCAAAAGCAAAAAACAGGGAGGATCCACGAACAGCAGGCCACCCCGAGCTCTTTTCTGCCTCACCCTCAACAACCCCATCCGCCGAGCCTGCATCAGCCTGGTGGAGTGGAA ACCGTTTGATATCTTTATACTCTTGTCTATTTTTGCCAACTGCGTGGCCTTAGCCATCTACATCCCTTTCCCTGGAGACGACTCCAACTCTACTAACCAAGAGCTT GAAACAGTAGAATATGCCTTCCTGATTATTTTCACAATTGAAACTTTTCTGAAGATTATTGCCTATGGCTTGGTCATGCACCAAAACTCCTACGTCCGAAATGGCTGGAACATGCTGGACTTTGTCATCGTCATTGTCGG GTTGTTTAGTGTAGTTCTGGAGATGATAACCAAAGACGCTGACTCTGGTGGCCAGTCTGGAGGCAAACCTGGGGGGTTCGATGTCAAGGCCCTCCGAGCCTTTCGCGTCCTTCGACCCCTTCGCCTTGTCTCTGGTGTTCCTA GTTTACAGGTGGTTTTAAACTCCATCATAAAAGCCATGGTCCCTCTTCTCCACATTGCTCTCCTGGTTctctttgtcatcatcatttatgCCATTATTGGTTTGGAGCTCTTCATCGGTAAAATGCACGCCACGTGCTACGTAATTCAAACAG GTCTCCTCGCAGAGGAAGAACCTACACCATGTGCGGTGTCGGGACACGGACGCCACTGCCTGCCAAACGTTACCGTGTGTAGAGAGGGATGGCAGGGCCCAAATAACGGCATCACCAACTTCGATAATTTCCTCTTTGCCATGCTGACGGTGTTCCAGTGTATCACCATGGAGGGCTGGACCGACGTTCTCTACTGG ATGAATGATGCGATGGGCTTCGAGCTGCCGTGGGTTTACTTCGTCAGTCTCGTCATCTTTGGTTCCTTCTTTGTTCTTAACCTAGTTCTGGGAGTGTTAAGCGG AGAGTTCTCCAAAGAGCGAGAAAAGGCCAAAGCTCGGGGCGACTTCCAGAAGCTGcgtgagaagcagcagctggaggaagatCTGAAGGGGTACCTGGACTGGATCACTCAGGCAGAAGACATCGACCCAGAGAATGAAGAAGAGGGAGATGAAGAGGGCAAGCGGAACC GGGTCACACTTGCTGACCTCACtcagaagaagaaagggaagtTTGGCTGGTTCACTCAGTCCACAGAAACTCAGG CGAGCATGCCAACGAGTGAAACCGAGTCAGTGAACACCGACAATCACAACGGAGAGGATGACATCTCACCCTGCTGTGGGCCGTTATG TCAAAAAATCACTAAGTCAAAGTGCAG TCGTCAGTGGCGCCGGTGGAACCGCTTCTGTCGGAGGAAGTGTCGGGCAGCTGTGAAATCGGTGACCTTTTACTGGCTGGTCATCATCTTGGTGTTCCTCAACACACTGACAATCGCGTCAGAGCATTACAACCAGCCAGACTGGCTGACTGAAGTGCAAG ATGTAGCCAACAAAGTTCTTCTGGCCATGTTCACGCTAGAGATGCTTGTGAAGATGTACAGTTTAGGTCTGCAAGCTTACTTCGTGTCCCTTTTTAATCGCTTTGACTGTTTCGTGGTGTGTGGGGGCATTGTGGAGACCATCCTGGTGGAGCTGGCCATCATGTCTCCTCTGGGCATTTCTGTGTTCCGCTGTGTTCGCCTGTTGAGGATCTTCAAGGTTACACG GCATTGGGCGTCACTAAGTAACTTGGTAGCATCTCTGCTCAACTCCATGAAGTCCATCGCCTCCCTCttgctccttctcttcctcttcatcatcatcttctcgCTGCTCGGCATGCAACTATTCGGGGGAAAGTTCAACTTTGATGAGACTGTGACCAAAAGAAGCACGTTTGATAATTTCCCTCAGGCGCTGCTCACCGTGTTTCAG ATCTTGACAGGTGAAGACTGGAATACTGTCATGTATGACGGCATCATGGCGTACGGTGGTCCAGCCTCATCTGGAATGGTGGTCTGCATTTACTTCATAATtctcttcatctgtggaaacT acaTCCTGCTGAATGTCTTCTTGGCCATCGCTGTGGACAACCTCGCAGATGCAGAGAGTCTCAACACAGcccagaaggaggaggaggaggccaagaagaggaggaacagTGCAAA AGAGGCGTTTACAGATCAGAAGAGAGTGGAGGTCACTGAAGACATGGCTGGAGAGACCAAG GTTCCTGCAGACGACTTACCGGAAGAAGACAAACAGCTGTAtcctgccattgagtcaccag AGAGCCAAGTGGAAGATGAAAACGACGAGCTCCAAGATGTTCCAGTCGGCCCACGTCCGAAAAGACTGTCTGAACTCACCATTAAAGAGAAGGTCCCGCCCATCCCTGAGGGCAGCGCCTTCTTTATTTTCAGCAGAACAAACCC CATCCGTGTCTTCTGTCACAAACTGATCAACCATCAGATCTTTACCAACCTCATCTTGGTCTTCATCATGCTGAGCTCTGTCTCGCTGGCTGCTGAAGACCCCATACGCAACTTCTCTGCTCGCAACATT ATCCTAGGCTATGCAGACTATGTCTTCACTAGTATGTTTACATTTGAGATCCTTATTAAG ATGACGGCATTTGGGGCTTTTCTTCATAAAGGAGCTTTCTGCAGAAACTACTTCAACCTATTAGACCTGCTGGTTGTTGGAGTGTCTCTTGTCTCCTTTGGGATTCA ATCTTCAGCAATCTCTGTTGTCAAGATCCTTCGTGTTTTACGTGTCCTTCGTCCTCTCAGGGCCATAAATAGAGCGAAAGGACTGAAG CATGTggtccagtgtgtgtttgtagctATCAGGACAATCGGCAACATTATGATCGTCACAACACTACTCCAGTTCATGTTTGCCTGTATCGGTGTGCAGCTGTTTAAG GGTAAATTCTACAGATGCACAGATGACGCCAAGTCCAGTCCAGAGGAGTGCAA GGGGACCTACATTCTCTACAACAATGGAGACACGACACAGCCGATGATTAGGGAGAGAATCTGGTACAACAGCGACTTCAATTTTGACAATGTCCTCATGGCCATGATGGCGCTTTTCACTGTCTCCACCTTCGAGGGATGGCCCAC TTTGTTGTACAAGGCAATCGACTCTAACAGAGAGAACATGGGTCCCATCTACAACTACCGTGTGGAAATCtccattttcttcatcatctacatcatcatcatcgccttcTTCATGATGAACATCTTTGTTGGTTTCGTGATCGTCACCTTCCAGGAGCAGGGGGAGAAGGAGTACAAGAACTGTGAGCTGGACAAGAACCAG CGTCAGTGTGTGGAGTACGCGCTGAAAGCTCGCCCTCTGAGACGCTACATTCCTAAAAACCCTTACCAATACAAATTTTGGTACGTGGTCAACTCTACTGGCTTTGAGTACGTCATGTTCGTCCTCATCATCCTAAACACCTTGTGTCTGGCGATTCAG CACCATGGTCAGTCTCATTTGTTTAACTATGCCATGGACATCCTCAACATGGTCTTCACTGGGGTTttcacagtggagatgatcctCAAACTTATTGCTTTCAAACCAAGG AACTATTTTGCTGATGCATGGAACACGTTTGATGCCTTAATTGTTGTGGGTAGCGTGGTTGACATTGCCATCACTGAGATCAAT AACACAGAGGACAGCGCCCGCATCTCCATCACCTTCTTCCGCCTCTTCAGAGTGATGCGATTGGTGAAGCTGTTGAGCAGAGGGGAAGGCATTAGGACCCTTCTGTGGACATTCATCAAATCCTTCCAG GCTCTTCCATACGTTGCTCTTTTGATTGCAATGTTGTTCTTCATCTATGCTGTGATTGGAATGCAG GTTTTTGGGAAGATCGCCATGGTCGATGGAACTCAGATAAATCGCAACAATAATTTTCAAACTTTCCCTCAATCCGTCTTGATGCTCTTCag ATGCGCCACAGGAGAGGCCTGGCAGGAGATCATGCTGGCTTGCTTGCCTGGAAAGCTGTGCGATATTGAGTCTGACTACAACCCTGGAGAGGAGAGAACCTGTGGGAGTGGCTTTGCCATCATCTACTTCATTAGCTTCTACATGCTGTGCGCTTTCCTG ATCATTAACCTGTTTGTCGCCGTCATCATGGATAACTTTGACTACCTGACCCGCGACTGGTCCATACTTGGGCCGCATCATCTGGACGAGTTCAAAAGAATCTGGTCAGAGTACGACCCTGAAGCCAA agGCAGGATTAAGCATCTTGATGTGGTGACGCTTCTGAGAAGGATCCAGCCTCCTCTTGGCTTTGGCAAGTTGTGTCCTCACAGAGTTGCCTGCAAG CGATTGGTGGCGATGAACATGCCTCTCAACAGTGACGGCACTGTCATGTTTAATGCCACGCTGTTCGCTCTGGTGCGGACTGCTCTGAAGATCAAGACCGAAG GAAACCTGGAGCAAGCCAATGAGGAGTTAAGAGCCGTGATCAAGAAGATCTGGAAGAGGACCAGCATGAAGCTTCTAGATCAAGTGGTGCCTCCTGCAGGCG ATGACGAGGTCACAGTGGGGAAGTTCTATGCCACCTTCCTGATACAGGACTACTTCAGGAAGTTCAAGAGGCGCAAAGAGCAAGGACTAGTGGGAAGACGCTCCTTTGACAGGGTGAACACCACCATGGCTCTGCAG gCTGGTCTGCGCACGCTTCATGATATCGGACCAGAGATCCGAAGAGCTATatcatgtgacctgcaggaGGAGGGGCTTGTAGATGCCAAtggggaggaagatgaggaaatTTACAGG CGTAACGGTGGCCTTTTTGGCAACCACGTCAACAATGTCAGCCTGACTCCACAAAGCTCCTCTTTCCCAACTACTGTTACTCAGCGCCCCCTACAGATCCTGCCTTATTCTTGCAACGTCTCTAGTGAACCGTCCCAAACTGGAGTGGGGGAGAAAGATGGAGACACAGATAAAGATTTGAACTTGTCCCCTGTCCCTCACGATCATCGCTATCACagccctcatcatcatcatcctcactgtAATTCCACCTGCCAACAGTCTCCCATTCCCTCCAATGCCAACCTCAACAATGCCAACATGCCTGCACTTCTGTCCGTCTCCAATGCGAGGCAGCGGACTTGTCCCCTACGACGAACCCGGCCGTCGTCTGCCAGAATCCGATCTTCTGGCTCAATACATAAGAAAATATGGAAGTCACAGTCTCTGAG AACTCGCTACTATGAGACCTACATTAG GTCTGAAAATGGTAGCGGTCATTATCCGACAATCCGCCGCGAGGGAGTCGCTGCTGCAGAAAGTGATGAGGACCGAGGCTCAGGAGAGTATTTCAGCGGTGAAGAGTTCCATGAGGATGACATCATGCTCACAAAAGAGAG ATTGTCTAACAACATTGTCGAGGGAGCCTTTGATCCTCACGTTGCCAGGGGAGACTCTCAGTCTGACGGTTACTATGAGGACGACCAAAAGCTGATCCATCAGGAGAGCAAACGGTCGCCACGTAGATGGTTTCTCCCGTCACCACAGG CTGTCAACAAATCAGCGTTCACTTTCGAGTGTCTCCGTAGAAGAGGAAGCGAGGTTGAGCCTCCTCTTTCTCCAACCTGCACAGCTCTTCCGCTGCACCTGATGCAACAGCAG GTCATGGCAGTGGCTGGACTTGACGCCACTAAAATTCACCGGCGCTCCCCAACACGGTCCCTACATTCATGGGCCACGCCCCCTGCGTCACCCGCCACTCATGACTACTCACCAAACTACACTCCTCTAATACAG GTGGACTGGAGGAACTCTGGAAGTGTTGGCAACCTCCCCGCTGCAGCCAAGAGAAGTTCCTGGTACACAGATGGACAGGAAGCTTCCCCCACCAGCAGCAACCATTCGCCATCGCGACTCAACTTGCCTGCAGAGAATTGCTCACGCTACCTGCAGATGAGAGGCAGCGCCAGCAGTCTGGTGGAGGCC GCGCTGATCTCAGAGGGTCTGGGGAAGTATGCCAGGGACCCAAACTTTGTCTCCGTGACCAAACACGAGATCGCGGACGCCTGCGAGATGACCATCGATGAGATGGAGAGTGCTGCTAGTAACCTGCTGAACGGGAGTATGAGTAACGCAGAGGAGAACTTCCCAACGGACCCTCTGGCCACCGGACAGCTCAGGGACTTCAGCGACGAGGAGACGTACGTGGCTGTCAAGTGCGAGGAGGACCTGACGGATGAGATGATCTGCATCACGTCGCTATAG